The Tistrella mobilis genome window below encodes:
- a CDS encoding threonine/serine dehydratase, translated as MPFDPDRPTSTTAASSAYAPGPKPAARPLSAAARARAGVPLEPALNLWGGLRRPEDATDLPVIDADRAGTVILPERARPSLQQIQASNWPTLSVLRRTWIRMRSSMIETPLLRSARVDAELGGRLLVKAEVLQHTGSFKYRGAYNRLELMSPEMRARGVVGYSSGNHAQGLAAAAREFGAPAVIVMPADAPRTKIEGVLAYGAEIVFYDRLSDDRVGITRRIGAERGMTVVSAYDDRDVIAGQGSIAVEMLDQAESLGQRPDVVVIPCGGGGLAAGTGLCLQALPDRPALVIAEPAGHDDTARSIAEGRRIGNAPGVRTICDALATPIPGALTFAINAQVVDAAVAVTDADVARAMLYAFARFKLVVEPGGAAALAAVLAGRVPVAGRTVMVVLTGGNVDPDTFAKALTDAQADRGHPI; from the coding sequence ATGCCCTTCGACCCGGACCGTCCGACCTCGACCACCGCCGCTTCGTCGGCCTATGCCCCCGGTCCCAAGCCTGCCGCCCGGCCGCTGAGTGCGGCGGCGCGGGCGCGTGCCGGCGTGCCGCTGGAGCCGGCGCTGAACCTCTGGGGCGGGCTCCGCCGTCCGGAAGACGCAACGGACCTGCCGGTGATCGATGCCGACCGCGCCGGTACCGTGATCCTGCCCGAGCGGGCCCGGCCGAGCCTGCAGCAGATCCAGGCCTCGAACTGGCCGACCCTGTCGGTGCTGCGGCGAACCTGGATCCGCATGCGATCGTCGATGATCGAGACCCCGCTGCTGCGGTCGGCCCGGGTGGATGCCGAACTGGGCGGGCGGCTGCTGGTCAAGGCCGAGGTGCTGCAACATACCGGCTCTTTCAAGTATCGCGGTGCCTATAACCGGCTGGAGCTGATGTCGCCCGAGATGCGGGCGCGCGGCGTGGTCGGCTATTCCTCGGGCAATCATGCCCAGGGGCTGGCGGCGGCCGCGCGGGAATTCGGGGCACCTGCGGTCATCGTGATGCCGGCCGATGCGCCGCGCACCAAGATCGAGGGGGTGCTCGCCTATGGCGCCGAGATCGTGTTCTACGACCGCCTGTCGGACGACCGGGTCGGAATCACCCGCCGGATCGGCGCGGAGCGCGGCATGACCGTGGTCTCGGCTTATGACGATCGCGACGTCATCGCCGGACAGGGCTCGATCGCGGTGGAGATGCTGGATCAGGCAGAAAGCCTGGGGCAGCGGCCCGATGTGGTGGTGATACCCTGCGGCGGCGGCGGGTTGGCGGCGGGGACGGGTCTTTGCCTGCAGGCGCTGCCCGACCGGCCGGCCCTGGTGATCGCCGAGCCGGCCGGGCATGACGATACCGCCCGGTCGATCGCCGAAGGGCGGCGGATCGGCAATGCGCCGGGCGTGCGCACCATCTGCGATGCGCTGGCGACACCCATCCCCGGCGCGCTGACCTTCGCGATCAACGCTCAGGTGGTCGATGCCGCGGTGGCGGTGACCGATGCCGATGTGGCGCGTGCCATGCTGTATGCCTTCGCCCGCTTCAAGCTGGTGGTGGAACCGGGCGGTGCTGCGGCGCTGGCGGCGGTTCTGGCCGGGCGGGTACCGGTTGCCGGGCGGACGGTGATGGTGGTGCTGACCGGCGGCAATGTCGATCCGGACACCTTCGCGAAAGCGCTGACCGATGCGCAGGCCGATCGCGGCCATCCGATCTGA